The DNA region GTCGGCGCGCTGCCGCTCGGACTGCCGTTCGACCACGACCGGATCGTCGACTCGGCGCTCGAGCGTGCACGGGTCCTCCTCTGGTCTGACCTGCCGTTCACGCGAGCGCTGCTCGGCGATCCGTTCACCACGGCGGACGCCGCTCGGCTGCGGATCGCCCTGACGGGAACCACACCGGACCCGGGCAACCTCAACCGGACGCTCCGTACGAACACCGCGCTTGCCCGGGTCGACCTCCCAGCGAGTGCGGGACCCCGGGGCGGGCGTCCCCCGGCAGCCTGGACGTGGCAGGACTGAGCACGGTTGGGTGGGCCCATGTCCTCTTCCCTGTCCGGTGACGACTCCCTGCACCTGCCCGAGTTCGACGCACCCCCGGCGTCGCCGCTCGACCTCGCGCAGCAGTGGCTGGATGCCGCGGACGAACGCGACGTCTCCGAGCCGAAGTCGATGACCCTCGCCACGGCCGGAGCGGATGGCCGGGTGTCCGCCCGCACGGTCGACGTGAAGCGGCTCGACGACCGCGGGCTCGTGTTCGGCACCTCGACGCTGAGCCCGAAGGGTCGTCAGCTCGCCGACAACCCGCACGCGGCGCTCCAGGTCTACTGGCGCGAGACCATGCAGCAGCTCCGGTTCGAGGGCCTCGCGGTGCAGCTGCCCGACGACGAGTCCGACGCGCTGTTCGCCGATCGCTCGCCGAAGTCCCGTGCTGCCACCGCCATCGCCGACCAGTCCGCCGTGCTCGAACCGCGGACGCTGCAGGACCTGATCGACGATGCCAACGTGCTGCTCGACGAGTCCGACGACGCCGTACCGCGGCCCGCCGGCTGGGTGGCCTGGCGGCTCGAACCCGACGTGGTGGAGTTCTGGCACGGCAGCCGCGACCGGATGCACCGCCGCCTGCAGTACGTGCTCGCCGACGGCGCCTGGTCGGCTACCCGCCTGCAGCCGTAGTCGAGTCCGCTCCCGGTCAGTCCTGCTGCCACCAGGACGGCTTCGCGGACTGGACGGTGATCGTCAGCGTCCGTGCGTTGTCGGACTTCCTGCCCACCACGAACACCCTCGCCGTGGGGTCGGCGGTCAGCATGCGCCACACCGGCCACGTGTCCGGGCCGAGCTTCGGGTCGTACCAGGGCCCCGGTCCGTTGTCGGTCTCGACCAGCACACGTCGAACGCTGGCAGGGTCGAGTTCGGGGACGCCAGCAGCCCGCGCCTGCGTGAGGACACGAGCGACACCGGCATCCATGGCCGTCGTCCGCGCGGCTCGGGCCAGCCGAAGCCGGCGTCGCGTGACCAGGTACCCGAGGACGACGAGCCCCGCGGCAACCAGCACCGTGCCGACCAGGGCCGCTGCGGTACCGCGGTCACTCGGCCGGTCCGCGACGACGACTCCCCCGACAAGGACCGCCCCGCCGAGCAACAGTCCGGCGCCTCGGATCCGCCTGACTGGCCGGCATGCACCGCGCCAGGTCTGATCCGCGTCGACGACGTCCCCGATGTCGACCGTGACCTCGTCCCCACTCGTGTGCACGCACGAGCTTCCCAGCAGCGGGCCATCGACGCGGACCACAGCCATGTCCGCGGACGAGAGCGCTCCGCGCCGACTAGCACAGAGCGCTCCCGTCGATGATCAGCGTCGGCGACGGTACCGGATCGTCAAGCCGACGTAACATCCGGCTCCACCGGCTGCGAGCCCGAGGGCGACACCTCCGAGAGCACGGCCCGGCGTGCCCGCCGTGGCGCTTGCGACCGCTGCTCCGACGATCACGAGTGCGATACCGAACGCGACAGCGAACGGAACGCTGCGCAGGAACTTCGTCATGGCGTGCCGACTTCCGCCTAGACGCAACGGGACGACTTCTTGGTGACGGGGTACACGCGAACCGACTTCGGGCTCGGGCACTTGCTGTGCGTGGCGAGGTAGGAGGCGCCGAGGATGACCGCGGCGTTGCCGACCACACAAGCAGCCGGCCCGAGCGCGCAGATGCCGACGAGCAGTGCCGCGCCCGCCCCGCCGATGATCACGTTCTGGTCGAACGTATTGAAGGCGACGTAGACGCCGCGATTGTCCGACCCGAAGCCCAGGCGCTGCCGCGGGTCTGTCTCGTTGAGCGTGAACTCGAACCCGTCGCCTCCGTCGATGGTGACCGAACGAGTCCCGTCCCGTTGCACGTCCTCGCGCTTGACTGCCCCCGCCCGACGCGCTTCCGCGATGGCCTCATTCACCAACGCTGGCGTGACCTCCAGGTGGTCTGCTCCGACATTGACGACGGGCCTTGGCACCTCAGCTGCCGATGCCGCGGGCGCAGCAACGAGCCCTCCCGCGACGAGCGTGCCAGCGAGCGTTGCACCAGTGAACGTGTTCCGCAGTTTCGACATTGCGACCCCTACCGGTTCGTGGGCCGCCACCGTCGGCGGCCTGCTCGCACGACAGTAGAGGATCATCCACTGACCGGTGATGTTCTGAAATACATTTGTTACACAGCCAGGCAGATGAAGTCCTCTGCAAGACCAGAGCCTCGTCGCTGCTCCGGTTGGTGCGAGGTTGACCACTCCGTGCGCGCTTCTTGCGCTGCACCGAGTGATCAACCTCGCACCGAGTAGGTCCGCCGTCCGCCGCTCAGCCCCTACCGCCCGATCGGGTTCGCCATCGCCCCCGCCCGGATGAGCGACGACGACTGGTCTGCCAGGTCGACCATCGACAGCGTGTTCCGCAGCTGCAGCCGGTTCAGGCAGGAGTGCTCGAACGTCGGCACCCGCAGGTCCAGCGGCCGCCGGCGGTCCGGGTGCGCGGCGGCGTGCGCGTCGATGCACTCCCCCACGACCTGCCAGAACCGGCCCTCCGGCAGCACCCCGTCGTCGTCGAGGATGGCGCCGACGAACCGCAGCACCCCGTCGAACACGTCGGTGAACACTGCGAGCGCGGCTTCGTCGTCGGACACCGGGTGCACGATCCGGTCGATGTCGGCGGGCACGGGACGATCGTCGTGCCGCCCGAGCACCGCTGCTTCTTCCCCGATGTCCTTCATGACGGCACGGACAACGGCATCGTCGCGGAGGACGAGCACGAGGTTCTCGCCGTGCGGCATGAACACCAGGTCGTGCACGGTCAGGCAGTGCACGACGGGCAACAGGTACGCGTCGAGCCAGCGCCGCACCCACTCGTCGGCAGGCAGCCCCGACGCCTCGATCAGCGCTGAGACGACGGCGTTGCCCGAGGCGTCCCGGTGCAGCAGCGCCGCCATCGTCAGCAGTCGCTCGCCGTCCGTCACCCGCGGCAGCGGGCTCTCCCGCCACAGGGCCGCGAGCATCTTGCGCTGCGGCGACGACACGTCCACCCGGTGGTACGCGTCGCCGGTGTAGCCGATGGCGGCGTGCTCGCGGAGCACCGAGAACCCGACCGACGCGAGTGTCGGGTCGGCAGCAACCACCCCGGCCACCCAGTCGTTCACGGCCGGGGTGTTCCGCATGTACGCGGGCGACATCCCCCGCAGGAACCCCATGTTCTGCACGGCGAGCGCCGTCTTCACGTACGAGCGCGTCGGGTCCGAGCGGTCGAACGCGGTACGGATCGACTGCTGGGGCTGGTACTCGTCCGGCCCCTCGCCGAGGTCGACGAGGTCCTGCCGGCCCAGGTCGGGTGCGAACGTCACGGCGATCCGGTGCTGCCACTGCCAGGGGTGCACGGGGATCCACACGTAGTCGTCGGGGTCGAGGCCGCGGGACACGAGCACGGCCCGGAACCCAACGATGGTCTGCGGGTCGAGCTCCGCCGACCAGTGGTCGCGCTCGGTCCGGTCCGCGGCGAGCGCCAGGTGGGTGTGCTGGCGTCGGGCGGCGAGCCATCGGTAGCGGAAGCGGCCGCCGACCTCCGGCGCGAAGGCCCGGTACTCGTCGAGCCCGAACCCGATCCGCCCGTTCGCGGCGACGAACGCCGGGTGTCCTTCGGTCATCGCCGCCTCGACGTCCTGGAACGAGGCGACGGCAGCCTCGACGGAATCGCCCGCCCGCCCACGCGCGAGCTGCGCAGCGGACGGGCCGCCGCGCCGGTGCTTCGCCGCGGCGCTGGCGAGCGTGGAGGCGATCTCCTCCAGGTACGTGCCGAGCAGCTCGTCGGGGATCCCGAGCACCTCGTGCAGTTCGAGCACGAGGTCCTGCGCACTGAGCGACGCCGGCATCCCAGAGCGAGTGCGCGTCAGCGACGCTTCGTCGATCGACCAGTGTTCGAGCACGTGCTGCCGTGCGCGGAACCGGTAGGTCGAGTCCCCCGCGTCGAGCCGCCACCCGTCCCCGTCCGGCACGGGTTCGATCAGCCGCTCGTGGGTGAACTCGGCGATGGCCTTCGCCACCAGGTGCCGTTCGGCGGGTTCCAGGTGCTCGGGTCGCAGGTGCGAGGCCGGCCCGTCGTCGTCGGGCACGCCGATCCGGTCGGTGTCGAGCACCGACAACAGTGCCCGCTTGCCGTCGACGTCGACCTGGCGCAGCGCGCGGAAGCCCACCTCCGCGTTCTTCGCCTGCACCGCGGTGTTCCGGACGTCCGGCTCGACGACGACCCGGCATGCGCCGAGGACGTCGCGGCAGTGCTCGACGACGGCGCGCATCACGGCGCTCGTCAGTCCGTGCACGCGGCCGCCGGCCGGCACCGGTGCGACGAGCAGGTGCATGCCGACGTCGCCCGGCTCCGCCGCCCACACGTCGGTGAGCAGGACGGCGGCGGGATCGTAGGTCTCGACCAGGAAGCACGGCTCCCCGTCGCGTCGGCCGAGCCACGCGGCCTGCGCCGGGTCGGCCTGCACGTCGGTCAGGTAGTCGCGCACGCCCGCCACGTCGAGGTGCCCCATCTCCCACCACGACGACGCCGGGTGGGTGAGCCACGACCAGACGACGGCGGCGTCGCGGTCCGGGTCCACGGGTTCGACGGTCAGGAGGCCCGGAGCGACTCCGGCAGACACCGGCACCTCGGGCGCACCGGCCAGTACAGTGCCCGTCACGTCGGTGCCCGTCACGTCGGTGCCCGTCACGTCGGTGCCCGTCACGTCGGTACCCGTCACGTGCGCGCTCATGCGGGCACCTCCGTGCGCTCGGTCGCCTGCCGGGCCGGCGCGCGGTGCGCACCGGCGGGAGCGGCGGTGGACTGGTCCGTGGCGGGCAGGCCGAACTCCTGGAAGGCGATCCGGGCCTCCAGGCCGTAGACGGGGCGACCCGTGACGGACCGGATGATCGATGCGTTCCGCCACGCACCCATGCCGAGGTCGGGCGCGGTCAGGCCGTGCGTGTGCTCCTCGGCGTTCTGCACCCAGATGCGGCCGCCGAGGGTGTCGACGTGGTGGTCGCGCGCGACGGCCAGTCGACCACGGGAGTCACGGGCGACGAGGTGCTCGACGGGGTCGAGGAACCGCGGGACCCGCGGGGTGTAGCCGGTCGCCAGGACCAGCCGCTCGACCTCGTGCTCGTAGGACTCGCCGAGCTGCTCGTGGCGGAGCGTCAGCCGGTACGTCCCCCGGTCGGCGAGCCACTCGGCGTCGACGACACTGGTCTCAGTGCGCAGGGTCGTCGGGATCGGCCCTCGAGCGCTGATGCGGTACAGCTGGTCGTAGAGCTCGTCGACGAGGTCCGCGCTGATGCCCTTGTAGAGCCCGCGCTGTTCACGACCGAGTCGATCGCGAGCGTCCTCGGGCAGGCCGTGGAAGTGGTCCGTGTACTCCGGACTCGTCATCTCGAGCGTGAGCTTCGTGTCCTCCATCGGGAAGAACCGCGGCGACCGGGTGATCCAGTCGAGTCGGTAGCCGTCCTGGCGCAGGTCCTCGAGCAGCTCACGGTAGACCTCGGCAGCGGACTGCCCGCTGCCGATCACCGCGATCGAGGCGGCACCGCGGAGCGCGTCGCGGTTCGGCAGGAACTCGGCGGAGTGGATCGCCGGCCCGGCGATCCCGCGCAGCGGGTCGGGGACCGACGGCTCCGTGCCGATGCCGACCACGACGTGGCGTGCGCGGTACGTCTCGGGACCCTGATCGGTCTCGGCGTGCACCGTGAACACGTCCGTCGCCGGGTCGTGCTCGACCGCCGTGACGGACCGGCCCCACCGGAGCGTGTCGAGCCGGTCGGCAGCCCACCGGCAGTAGGCGTCGTACTCGCTGCGCAGGGGGTGGAAGTCCTCGCGGATGTAGAACGGGTACAGGCGGCCGGTCTCCTTGAGCCAGGCGAGGAACGAGAACGGCGACGTCGGGTCGGCCATCGTCACCAGGTCCGCCATGAAGGGCACCTGGATCGTGGCGTCGTCGAGCATCATGCCGTGGTGCCAGGCGAAGCCGTCGGCGGCGTCGAGGAACACCGCGTCGAGGTCGTCGAGCGGGTCCGTGAGGCAGGCGAGGCCGAGGTTGAACGGGCCGATGCCGATGCCGATCAGGTCGTGGACGGGCTGCCCAACGTGGCTCATCGGATCGCTCCTTCCGGGGCGGTGGTGGTCGCGCGGACGCGTGCCGCCGTCGCAGCGACGTGGTCGAGCGAGGCGCGCATCTGCGCCGGGGTGGTCTCGGGGTTGAGCAGCGTCAGCTTGTTGCAGGGTCGGCCGTCGATCACGGTCTTCGCGATGAGGACCCGGCCCTCGGCGAGCAGGGCCGCACGGATCGGGGCGACGAGCGCGTCGGCCTGCTCGTCGGTCACCCCGGCCGGCTGCCAGCGGAAGAGCACGGTGCTGAGCTGCGTCGGGGCGACGAGCACCAGGTCGGGGTGCTCCTCGACGATCCGGTGGGTGGCGGCGGCGAGGTCGATGACGGCGTCGAACGCGGTGCCGATCGCGTCGGCCCCGGTCGCGCGCAGCGTCGCCCAGAGCTTCAGGGCGTCGAAGCGGCGGGTGGTCTGCAGCGACTTGTCGACCTGGTTCGGTTCGGCGGCGTCCTCGGGGTTGAGGTAGTCGGCGTACCAGGCAGTCCGGCGCAGGTCGGCCGGGTCACGGACGAGCAGTGCACTCGAGGACACCGGCTGGAAGAAGGACTTGTGCAGATCGGTCGTCACGCTGCGCGCCCGCTCGATGCCGGCGAGCAGGTGCCGACGCGTCGGGGAGACGAGCAGTCCGCAGCCGTACGCGGCGTCGACGTGAAGCCAGACGCCCTCCAGATCACAGACGTCGGCGATCGGCTCGATCGGGTCGATGACCCCGCGGTCGGTGGTGCCGGCGGTCGCGACGACCGCGATCGGGGTCCCGCCCGCTGCCCGGGTCGCGGCGATCGCCTCCGCGAGGGCTGCCGGCCGCATCCGACCGGCGTCGTCCGTGGCGACGTCGACCACGGCCTCGAGACCGAGGAGTCGTGCCGACTTCGCGATGCTGAAGTGGGTCTCCGCCGTCGTGAACACGGTTCCGGCCACGCCGACCGCTTCGCGCGCCAGCAGCAGCGCCTGCAGGTTGGACTGCGAACCGCCCGAGGTGAACACCCCGTCGCCGGCAGTGAACCCGGCACGACGGGCCAGCCAGTCGATCACATGGCGTTCGATGTCCGTGCCGATGCGGGACTGGTCCCAGGTGTCGACCGACGGGTTCACCGCGGCGAGGACGGACTCGGCGGCGACCGCGGGCAGTGCGACCGGGCA from Curtobacterium sp. MCJR17_020 includes:
- a CDS encoding pyridoxal 5'-phosphate synthase codes for the protein MSSSLSGDDSLHLPEFDAPPASPLDLAQQWLDAADERDVSEPKSMTLATAGADGRVSARTVDVKRLDDRGLVFGTSTLSPKGRQLADNPHAALQVYWRETMQQLRFEGLAVQLPDDESDALFADRSPKSRAATAIADQSAVLEPRTLQDLIDDANVLLDESDDAVPRPAGWVAWRLEPDVVEFWHGSRDRMHRRLQYVLADGAWSATRLQP
- a CDS encoding GNAT family N-acetyltransferase, whose amino-acid sequence is MSAHVTGTDVTGTDVTGTDVTGTDVTGTVLAGAPEVPVSAGVAPGLLTVEPVDPDRDAAVVWSWLTHPASSWWEMGHLDVAGVRDYLTDVQADPAQAAWLGRRDGEPCFLVETYDPAAVLLTDVWAAEPGDVGMHLLVAPVPAGGRVHGLTSAVMRAVVEHCRDVLGACRVVVEPDVRNTAVQAKNAEVGFRALRQVDVDGKRALLSVLDTDRIGVPDDDGPASHLRPEHLEPAERHLVAKAIAEFTHERLIEPVPDGDGWRLDAGDSTYRFRARQHVLEHWSIDEASLTRTRSGMPASLSAQDLVLELHEVLGIPDELLGTYLEEIASTLASAAAKHRRGGPSAAQLARGRAGDSVEAAVASFQDVEAAMTEGHPAFVAANGRIGFGLDEYRAFAPEVGGRFRYRWLAARRQHTHLALAADRTERDHWSAELDPQTIVGFRAVLVSRGLDPDDYVWIPVHPWQWQHRIAVTFAPDLGRQDLVDLGEGPDEYQPQQSIRTAFDRSDPTRSYVKTALAVQNMGFLRGMSPAYMRNTPAVNDWVAGVVAADPTLASVGFSVLREHAAIGYTGDAYHRVDVSSPQRKMLAALWRESPLPRVTDGERLLTMAALLHRDASGNAVVSALIEASGLPADEWVRRWLDAYLLPVVHCLTVHDLVFMPHGENLVLVLRDDAVVRAVMKDIGEEAAVLGRHDDRPVPADIDRIVHPVSDDEAALAVFTDVFDGVLRFVGAILDDDGVLPEGRFWQVVGECIDAHAAAHPDRRRPLDLRVPTFEHSCLNRLQLRNTLSMVDLADQSSSLIRAGAMANPIGR
- a CDS encoding SidA/IucD/PvdA family monooxygenase, whose amino-acid sequence is MSHVGQPVHDLIGIGIGPFNLGLACLTDPLDDLDAVFLDAADGFAWHHGMMLDDATIQVPFMADLVTMADPTSPFSFLAWLKETGRLYPFYIREDFHPLRSEYDAYCRWAADRLDTLRWGRSVTAVEHDPATDVFTVHAETDQGPETYRARHVVVGIGTEPSVPDPLRGIAGPAIHSAEFLPNRDALRGAASIAVIGSGQSAAEVYRELLEDLRQDGYRLDWITRSPRFFPMEDTKLTLEMTSPEYTDHFHGLPEDARDRLGREQRGLYKGISADLVDELYDQLYRISARGPIPTTLRTETSVVDAEWLADRGTYRLTLRHEQLGESYEHEVERLVLATGYTPRVPRFLDPVEHLVARDSRGRLAVARDHHVDTLGGRIWVQNAEEHTHGLTAPDLGMGAWRNASIIRSVTGRPVYGLEARIAFQEFGLPATDQSTAAPAGAHRAPARQATERTEVPA
- a CDS encoding pyridoxal-dependent decarboxylase, translated to MTPIELLTTANAERYRSTVGSTVDQLADRLATVDRPTTATAPGALHDRVRAVDLDAAPVGTEQALAELDDLFVREAVWFHDPGYLAHLNCPVALPAVAAESVLAAVNPSVDTWDQSRIGTDIERHVIDWLARRAGFTAGDGVFTSGGSQSNLQALLLAREAVGVAGTVFTTAETHFSIAKSARLLGLEAVVDVATDDAGRMRPAALAEAIAATRAAGGTPIAVVATAGTTDRGVIDPIEPIADVCDLEGVWLHVDAAYGCGLLVSPTRRHLLAGIERARSVTTDLHKSFFQPVSSSALLVRDPADLRRTAWYADYLNPEDAAEPNQVDKSLQTTRRFDALKLWATLRATGADAIGTAFDAVIDLAAATHRIVEEHPDLVLVAPTQLSTVLFRWQPAGVTDEQADALVAPIRAALLAEGRVLIAKTVIDGRPCNKLTLLNPETTPAQMRASLDHVAATAARVRATTTAPEGAIR